TGACAAATATCCGTCAACTGGAGAAAACTGCGCTAATTCGTTAGAATATGCAATTGCTTTAGATTCGCTTCCGCCTAAAATTCCGGGCAATTGTAAATAAATTTCAATCAATGCCCAACGCGCCTGAACGTGTTTTGGATTAAGCTCGATTGCTTTTTCAAAAGCTTCTTTCATATCACCAACCATCGAGAAAGCTTTGATTTTATTCACTTCAACAGCATGCATCGCCAGACAACCTCCATATTTAAAAAAATAATCAGCAACTGTGGGTTTCAATTCTTTTAGTTTTTTAAAATATTCAGCCCCTTTTACCCATGATTTTTGATGTGCTTCTATTTCGCCAAGATATTCAAGTGACTTTATATCTGACGGATTTGTTTTAAGAACAAATTCAAATATAGGTTTAGCTTCATCGTACTTCTTAGCCCGAAATAACTTCTCTCCTTTTTCAAAATTAGATTGCGCCCAAGAATACA
This portion of the Flavobacterium panacagri genome encodes:
- a CDS encoding tetratricopeptide repeat protein; the protein is MKKWLIFFLIVPMYSWAQSNFEKGEKLFRAKKYDEAKPIFEFVLKTNPSDIKSLEYLGEIEAHQKSWVKGAEYFKKLKELKPTVADYFFKYGGCLAMHAVEVNKIKAFSMVGDMKEAFEKAIELNPKHVQARWALIEIYLQLPGILGGSESKAIAYSNELAQFSPVDGYLSRGRIEEYFKRYDLAEKNYKKAHEIGNSKVTFQKLYNLYLNKLKDTKKAQDLKRKFEA